One Drosophila teissieri strain GT53w chromosome X, Prin_Dtei_1.1, whole genome shotgun sequence genomic window, attaaatattaaaatataaaaaccttATCTTTTTAGCTACTAAAGTAGAATATAGACTTAGTTCTATAGTTAAAAGTTGTGGAATCCTGTTTGTTaattagtaaataaattatataaattactaataaaatttataatattttaaatgccaaCAAGGTTTACTAATAATCGTGTTTACCTTTGACGAAATGTTTTACATTCTGGCATAAAGTGAACCCCATATTTATCTCAGTGTAAAACATTCGAATCGAAGCACTgacaaacaaatattatattgttTTCCATATCGATTTCCTCTTCAGCCGCTCCTGCATTCAATTTTCAGGATGAGCTATGCAACTTTTATGTTGAGCTCATCATTTTGCCAACTGCTCTTGTGCGCCACAGAAGGGGGAGTGGTGGAAATTGGGCGGGAAAATCGAATAGGGCAAGTACTGAATGGCAGGGAACTAAGTGGAACAGACAAAAAACAAGGATGAGCCAGGATGAAGGCGGAGAGCTCTGGGCGGGCAAGCTGACAAAAGAAGCTGCTCGAAGGACTCGCTGGCTGAGTGAACTTCCAAGGAgccaaagcagcaaaagcagcaaaagggATCCGCTCGCATAGTTCAGTCGTAAACAATCAATGCAATCTCGACTTGGGGAGCACGAGCAGCCGGAGCTCCATCAATTTCCATAATTAATCATGCAAGACACAGCAGACACAAAAGGGTTAAGCGAAGGCTTTCGTTGTCGTTGCTCTTCGgattaaatcaaatcaaatcaatccaaatcaaatgaaattgaaaagtaaCAATGCGAAAGTTTTCCCCGACAATCCGTTGAGGGttccccaaaaaaaataaaagaatttatacaaatttgatTGATTGTGCCTGCATTTGGGCTTCAAATTCATGCGTTTACTTAACAATACTTTAAGCAGATGgcaacactgcgtatgcgtaatatgttgttaatcatacgccatgttgacAATGTTTTTTTAGGGAAACTTTAATATATCTCTTAAGGAATCTTAAAACACCGCAACTTTGAActtaaaatacatttccacAGCTCCTAAAACACtcgtaaataaaatttcaaacaCAATAGAAACGCCaagcaatttccattttcaggGGTCACCCACAAAAAATACATCCAACACAAGCGCCTAATAGATTTTCAATAGAAAATCCATTCAAGGCCGCTGTGATGATTTTTCgtgcgcaaaaaaaaaaagttcgcCATGCATAAATTTCGGCCAGGCGACAAAAACAGCCGCGGAACCGCAGGCGCGTTTTACGAGCGTTTTTTCCCGCCTGCCAACCTCAAGATGcgcaaaaaatatacatatatctgcaACGCGGCCAGGCCAACGGCTGTGGACTCATGGCCCTGAATTGGCCCGAACTGAAAACGGTTAGCACGTTTCTGGCAGGGGTTAGTCATGGCCAACGGCGAAACAATCGGGTTAAAGGCTAGGGTAAGGGTAAGGGTTAAGGGGTTCCAGCGGTTCTAGGGGGTGAAGAACAGACATTGCCGCTTACGCTTTGCGATGCAGCCCCAGGCAACCAGCAGAGTTCTCACAgctacacagagagaaaagagaacagaaaataaaaagaaaaagaaaaatcaaatatgtaAAGTACACTAGGAAAAGAAGAAATGAAAGGGTGCAGCGATGACAGGTGAACATAAAAGAGTGCCTATGAAAATCAAAGTGTTctttaaaaaacagaaataattaATGGTAATAATCATATTTGCTTtggtaaaaatattaaaatttaaacgcCAATCATAAGCTAACTTTAAAGTAAGcaacaatatttaaatgaagaaacatataattttataacatttataattaaataaattcttatAGGTGCTACACATTTGaatgatatattttaaaataaattcttaaaaaatgtCCTCAAACTATCAGAGAGTTAAAGAGTTATAAGAAGGAATCTTCCCCCGAAAGCCGATTAAATTATCTTTCGCTTAACCCTAGAACCTGAGGAAAATGTATGAAATGCCCAAGCGGATGCAGTTGCTCCGCATACAAAAGCTGCCTTACCATTCTGGGTGGTGCTGCCCTGGAAGAGGTTCCGCAGATAGGTGATCAGCCGCCGGTGCAGCggtcgatggcgatggcgtgAGGATTTCCTgtgcgaggaggaggactcctggccgccgccgccctgCTCCACATCCTCCACGTCCAGGGTGGCGACGATGGCGGCACCCGAACCGGGACCACTGGCCACCAGCTCCTTGCCGCACTGACTGGCGTCCACAATAATCTCGATGCTGCGCTGCGTGCTGGACTTTTTGAGGCCCAATGCCGCCGTGGAGCAACTGCTGCCAGAgggaccaccaccaccaccaccaccaccgccaccacctgAGCCGCCGCCAGAGTTAATGGTGCTGATTAGGGCGTCTGTGACACTGGATCCGGTGCCGGCAATGCTGCTCACCGTCTGGTgatgcacctgctgctgctgctgttggtgctgctggtgctgctgggcGGCGCGACCTGTGAGCAGGTGATGCTGGGCGCTGGAGGGCAGCTCGTTGACGGTGCCATTGCTGTGGCTGCCACGGTAGATTAGCTCCGTTTCGTTGCTCACCTGGCGCAGCGCATGCAGTCCGGTGTGCGATGCACTGCTTGACATTCCGGCGGAGGAGCCTCCGCCACCTCCAACGCCGCTgccaccagctcctcctcctccgccgccgccggaaGAGCCACCATTCAGACCCGTGTAGTAGGCGCTGTTCGGTCGCTGGCTGTGCTGCACCTGCGGCCCGGCCATGCTGTTTCGCTCAGTGTATgtctggtgctgctgcagcggctaGTTCCTCCTCCGTctgctgatcctgctcctgttcctgctccgGCTCTCACTCCCGATCCTCTGTAGCGGCTGGCTTTAGTTGTCGCTGGCTGGCTTTAGTGGTTTTAGTGGTTTTAGTAGCATGTTGGACAGTTACATGGTTACGGCGGTGACTTTGTTAGGCAGCGTGGGGTTAAGCGGCGCGGCATCTGTGCGAGAAGCGAGTAGAATCGAgcagagtatatatattagttTAAATACCAAGGCATTAGCTCCTAAACCGATCAAAGCAACAGTTTCAAGCACTCAATGCATTcgctttcatttaaattagaaacacatttttgttgtCCAAAAACATTGCTATAAACAAACTATGCCGAATGCTTTCAAGGATTGCAACTTTCTACTGTTTCCGtattattttgcaattatcTTAATTTGATCGGAATAGAGTAAATAACAAAGAAAACTATTTCCAggaatttccatttattccATTTGCCAGCAGCGTTGTATGTATTTGTGCgtgcttttgtgtgtgctagtgtgcgtgcatgtgtgtgggtgtgcgtgcaTGTGTCTGTGTTTATGCGATTATAAAGCTGTTGTAAGCGCACTTGTTAACCTATTTTGATTCCATTTACTAAATGCCACACTTAACTAGACAACTGACTTCTCGCTAAATGGTGGCCATGTAAATTTATTGAGCTGCAAGTGAATAACCCAATAATCTAATCCAATAAttgtaaattacatttatacaaaatataacacTTAAAATTCTCAGCCAGTAGGCCTCGTAATGAAACTCAGCTAGCTTAGGCCATCGGTTTGGCACTTTCGATCAGTTTTGGGGCCAACCTTACACCGAACAGTTCGGAAAACTAGCcgaaaagaaattcaaaatttgtcCGTGTGAATAACTCCGTgtttttccatcttttttGCTTACCCGTTGCCATGAAGACCCTCGAGTCCGACGACAAACCCTTCAATCCCTTCTACATTGGCCCGCATCCCAGCAAGGCGTGCGCCATTCCCGAGATTCCCGGCCGCCAGTGCTCGCCCAACTGCCAGGAGCAGGTGCCAGCAGCTACGCCGGCGAACAGGCCACCATCCGGAGCAGTGGCCACGGAGGCGCAGGATGCGAACAGCGTGCCCAGCGGCACGGCGGGCGGCATGCTGatcgtgggcgtggccaacaTATACAGCACCGTCGAGGTCCTGGCCGCCGCCGCTCGCATGGGCGGGGCAGCGGGCGGCACGGGGGCGGCAGCGGGCGGCGCTGGAGCGGACCAGGGTACGCCGGCGCCCAACAACACCATATGCAAGCCGTATCCCTGCATGGAGGGCGCTCGCAGCGATAGTCCTGGCTGTGGTTAGACCTGGAGGAAGTTCACATGGCATCAGGCACCAACTGGCTATTCAAATTGGCTAAAACGCAACACCTAGTTAGCCCCAAATACAGTAATAAAAGCCTAGAAAAAGCAAttcatttgtgtttttttctataTGCCGTAAAGAAATAATCAAACATTTCTGATCCGTTTTAAGGAAAGCCAGTTGCTTACGTCGCTTTTCGGCGGCTAAAGGTCCTTTTCGTCCCTGTTAAGCGTTCAACGATAAACGATTCGAGTGGAATCCCATTTGGGGAgtattatttttggaaagaAATTCGTTCGCACATTTGCAAGCCGTTGCGATGAATTTCATCTGaggctggagctgcagctgcatcaTTTATGGTTcgctggcaactggcaaatggatcaggagcagcagcatccatccacattcacatccacatccacatccacctacacattcacatccacctACACATTCACATGAACCTGCACATGCACAGCATCCTTTGGCCCAATCTTTGGGGGCCAGGAGTGCGGTGCGTTCGGCCTGGAGTCTATCGAACGTATTGCTTTTGCAAATTCAATGaagtaaaaatgtattatttattgatgGACTTATGCAActgcacaacagcagcagctacagcagcagcagcaggaacagcaacaAGGAGCTGAACGCTTTATGCCGCCAACCTTGCACCACGAACAGTGCTGCCAAGTTGGCCATTTTCGAGCCAGTTAACCATTTACTGTTAGCCAAATATTTTGACAGTTCTCGAAATTAGGTTCTATAATTAATATGAGCTACAAAAAAACTTATGAAGCcagcaatttattttctttgcgtAAACATTActtggatttttatttaaaattcgcTCCATTGAaggattttatatttttgaattatgtatattgtataaatatatcttttatttatttaatttatttttaagaatatttaAGATgtcttaaaataaaactatcaGAAAAGTTGCCCTTTTCGGTATTTAGGTAAACTCTCCTTTAACCAAATCTTAGTTGAATTGTGTGAAAGCATTCATCAGCTTTCCTCtgattactttatttattttttttttttggcatccCTGTCGAGGACAtcgtgcgtgtgtatgtgggtgtatgtgtgtggctgcgtgtgtgcatgtgtgtgtgtgtgcactcgTCCTGGTACTTGGCAAAATTGCAgtcgatgctgctgctggcagtgcttttgcctttgctctTGCTTTCTTTGCCAGCACCTGTTTGCCaaatgatttatgcatttCACCCATTTTGCCGTCGACGCTGCCACGTGCAACAAAACTAGcaaacaactgcaacaaatgCATGTGCAACCCGccggcaataacaacaacatttAATGTGATTTTCTTGTTAAATGCGAGTCGCGTTGAGTTGAGTCGCGTGGAGTCGCGAAGAAAAATGGAGCACTTTGCTGCCAGTTTTTATTCGTCGTTGTCGAACCCCTTAATAGTCGTTAGTTTGTTAAGCTCTTAAGCTaccccttcttttttttgagtgctTGTCGTTGGACTATTTTACAATTGCCGGTCTAAACTGCGAAAAAGTGCGACAACTTGTTTAGATTAGCGAGTAATTAACGAGTTCGGGGGGGAAATGCgaactaaaaaaaaaggctATAATACCATTGCCAAATCGTGGAGGCTTTGAAATTGAGTTACCCAAATATCGATCATACGCACCGTGTGCATGCAAAGTGACAGGACGAAGACAACCTGAAATCCTGAAATCCGACGCCCATTTCAGCAATTCCATTTCCAACTGTCAACAAATCGAGTggagaaaagaaacaacaacaagggcaGCGTGCAGAGGAAGAaacttaatttattgaaatgccCGGAAATGTAAGCATTAAAAGCGCCGCACGGCGACgaatggaaaacaaagcaTAAATATCTATTAAAATGAgattgaaataaattacaatttacaGGGAAAGTCAGGGCAACGGGCAACGGGCAATGGGAAATGGCCCAACGACACGCCTTCCCCCAGGCCATTTAATGCCAAGCATCTCCAACGTCGCCAGCATCTCCAGCATCTCCCATTCCCATAACCATtatcccattcccattcgcattcgcattcgatTCCGAAGGTCAGGTGGCAGTCTGCTCGGGTCTTGAGCAGAAACTGGAGTGCAGGGCAAACACTTCTCCGCTGGCGAGATGGTCGACATGGTCGAGGAGCAGCCATGTGAACATGGGGGGAAATTAAGTGCAAGGATCCATGGATCCAtggcgagagagagaggacAACAAAAGGACTCGCATACTTAGACGCACTTGAGCGTGAGGCAAAAGATGGCTTGCGATGGCAGGGGATGCCATGAAAAATGGAGGCACCACCGCCGAACGGCAGAGGAAATGAAGCTGAACTTTATTATAACAATACACAATAATCGTGTGGCAGCAACGTCTCGAGTTTCCTCCGCCTGATTTTCCGTTCGCCACGATGATGGAGTGCGGCGGAAAACGGAAAGCGGAAAGCGGATATGCCGCTCGAAAGGTAAACTGCAACGGAAGCCAGACCGCACAAAATTATgatgaaaacaaatacaaatctCCTGCATGCGAGCTACGCACGAAAAGGTTGAACGACTGCAGAGATGCCCTTTCACAAACAGTTTCACCTTGAATTTACAAGGAATTTCTTTATCATAAATCTGTATATTGACCTTTTAATGTAATGAATAGAATTTCAACTTAAGCATTGTTAAACTATAACCGTGATACCTAATTTAAATGATAGCTAAATTGAGCTTTCGCATTTTTGCCACCAGCAATAACACGTTTTTTTCGCAGACTTTCAAACCAGTCACGCTCAACAAGTTGAGTGGCATGCAATCGcggaataaattaaaatcctCCGGCAATTTCTCACTTGCCGCAGAGGACAAACACGCTCGCATGCTAATCGATGGCGGGGCGTGGGAgttttcgcgcagtgcatTCACGTACACCGCACGCCAAGGCGCTTAACTAAACAAGCAGAAGACGTGCAGTCAGGCGGGAAATGCATTCCAGTGCGGTTGCATATCGCCCCGGCTCCACCAGCACGAAATCCCAGTAAAATGTCAAGTGCACTTCGCTAGAGCCCCTCCCTCTTTCCACCAGCCCCCCAGCTTCCTTGCATCCTTGCATCCTGCAGGCTAAGGACTCGAGTCGCGACTTCCTGGACTCGTAGCTTCCCGGAGTCCTTGCATACCAATAAGTATGCGCAATATTCAAACGGGAAGGTAAAAggaaattggatttttgttgacattatttaataaaaagaaagaacaAAATATCCGGACTCCCTTAACCAGGCAGCTACAAACAACAATGGACTTTTGGCGGCGTCATGTCAGCTTGGTCCGAGAAATGCTCAACTCATCGAAAGTTCCTGCCCtttgacaacaaaaaaatacaaaaatgccaaCATTTTCCCTCCTGGCATCTGCTCTGGTTTTCACTCAGTTTTTCCCCTTTCcatgggtgggtgtgtgtgtgtgagttgttggcaaacatattttgattttgcataataaattgcGTTGTGTGTGCGAACGGCCAAGACAAAGTGGCAGAAAGTAAAGGGGTTCTAGTTAGAGGTTCGATACTAAATCGACAGCAGGGATACCCTATTTACAAGCAACACATCAGCAGATAACATTATGTTCGGTTCATAGTTTAAGCACGACAGGGTAGCTGTTAGTCGTTGCAACCATTGGCATGCGTGCATTTTTAGACGACTCTCGCCAAAGAGAAATGGCAGCTCGAAAGCACTTCGCATGCTGCTGCATCTGGCTGTGAGCAGAAGCCAATCAAATTTCCATGTTTGATATATTCCATGAAATATTGTGCTGCATGtgctttgcttattttttCACTTCTTATTTGTGGCAGAGCGTGGGAactgacattttttttaaactgcCAACGAACtgacaaacacacacccaaaAAACAGGGTGGTGCGGATAAGTGGGCGGCTCATCTGGGTGGTGCAGGGTGCAGTGGGTGGCTAAGTGGAGGCTGGATTTTTTGGTCTCGGGTGGGGCAACGGAATGTAAAACAAATCGCCACCGGCATTGGACGCTGATGAGGTTGGTTATCGCAGTGGCGCAGAGGTAatgacacgcccacaaaacgcagCACCACAGTGATCTACGCAAATATGTGTTTAGCACTAAACAGTGGTGGTGGAAAGTATGTGTACCCCCCAAAAGTGGTAGCAACCAAAGCTCACTCTGctaagtatttaaaatataaattatgtaGTTTATATATCATATCATACATCATTAGAAATACAACTACTTATTTTTTAGCCATTGAAAATTAaggcaaatcaaatgaataCTATGCAAATTATTATGCAAACTTATTTTCCTGTAAATGGATCACCTAAGCCCACTTAAGCCTTAAAGTTCGTAGGCAGGCAGGCAAATTTCATGTTAAGCCCCTGAAAAATCATTTCCTTGCCGTGTCATTT contains:
- the LOC122624238 gene encoding uncharacterized protein LOC122624238; this encodes MKTLESDDKPFNPFYIGPHPSKACAIPEIPGRQCSPNCQEQVPAATPANRPPSGAVATEAQDANSVPSGTAGGMLIVGVANIYSTVEVLAAAARMGGAAGGTGAAAGGAGADQGTPAPNNTICKPYPCMEGARSDSPGCG
- the LOC122624237 gene encoding Kv channel-interacting protein 4 isoform X1, which codes for MAGPQVQHSQRPNSAYYTGLNGGSSGGGGGGGAGGSGVGGGGGSSAGMSSSASHTGLHALRQVSNETELIYRGSHSNGTVNELPSSAQHHLLTGRAAQQHQQHQQQQQQVHHQTVSSIAGTGSSVTDALISTINSGGGSGGGGGGGGGGGPSGSSCSTAALGLKKSSTQRSIEIIVDASQCGKELVASGPGSGAAIVATLDVEDVEQGGGGQESSSSHRKSSRHRHRPLHRRLITYLRNLFQGSTTQNDSELEEFETPARYRPDSLSALSRATRFTEDEIKRIYRGFKAECPTGVVKEDTFKVIYSQFFPQGGSCANPTLYAHYVFNTLDQDHSGIVSFEDFVQGLSILSRGSVEEKLRWTFSLYDINGDGFITREEMTDIVTAIYELMGRLPDECPEEEKIKGKVEQIFQKMDTNRDGVVTLEEFLEACRNDDAISRSMSVFDTAF